The proteins below come from a single Malus sylvestris chromosome 3, drMalSylv7.2, whole genome shotgun sequence genomic window:
- the LOC126614624 gene encoding uncharacterized protein LOC126614624, whose protein sequence is MALIVRRFIVMPKSNIVQIPICESYRHRPGNILQITHHNRMHASRRNISLSIICEDSRRDISQGSGGKINETTTLKEQNVSDEISSSKSNQNDGKQSNGDAKATTKETASTG, encoded by the exons ATGGCTCTAATTGTGCGTCGTTTCATCGTCATGCCAAAATCCAACATCGTCCAAATTCCCATTTGCGAGTCCTACCGGCATCGACCCGGGAATAT ACTGCAGATCACGCATCACAACCGTATGCACGCCAGCAGGAGGAATATTAGTCTCTCAATAAT ATGTGAAGATAGCAGGCGAGACATTAGCCAAGGGTCTGGTGGGAAAATCAATGAGACGACGACGTTGAAAGAGCAGAATGTTTCTGATGAAATCAGCAGCTCAAAGAGTAATCAGAACGATGGCAAGCAAAGTAACGGAGATGCAAAAGCTACAACAAAAGAGACTGCCTCTACCGGTTGA
- the LOC126614626 gene encoding uncharacterized protein LOC126614626 translates to MAVVRGFISKTMLQIPMLRAMQWKIITVRCASGDTRPGLSTGSGGQINESPEKYAVTDEEQNGSSTSNDEVLSTLPEQVENKDYNTNNNSFTATDDQPFTNDEN, encoded by the exons ATGGCTGTTGTTAGAGGCTTCATTTCAAAGACCATGCTCCAAATACCCATGTTGAGGGCCATGCAATGGAAAATTATTACCGT AAGATGTGCTTCTGGAGACACAAGGCCGGGTCTTAGTACAGGCAGTGGTGGGCAAATCAATGAATCACCCGAAAAATATGCCGTGACGGATGAGGAGCAGAATGGATCCAGCActtcaaatgatgaagtttTATCAACTCTACCAGAACAAGTAGAAAATAAAGATTATAACACGAATAACAATAGTTTTACTGCTACTGATGATCAACCTTTTACAAACGATGAAAATTAA
- the LOC126614621 gene encoding uncharacterized protein LOC126614621, with amino-acid sequence MYPLPFCIDQEVFSATSQCSADCGSFLIVGYLKILYPERNEQYRKLSELIVPTDGGHGSDGGARILRERRRQLRNHTRRVRDRRECTASFVFLQLRMRSSLAVRLDRGFDLRSPSDPRHRPPPVHVPVGVPV; translated from the exons ATGTATCCGCTTCCCTTTTGCATCGACCAAG AGGTTTTTTCCGCTACTTCACAATGTTCAGCCGACTGTGGGAGTTTTCTTATTGTTGGATATTTAAAAATAC TGTACCCAGAAAGAAATGAACAATACCGAAAGCTCAGTGAGCTTATAGTACCCACCGACGGCGGACATGGAAGTGACGGAGGAGCAAGAATTCTGAGGGAAAGGCGACGTCAGCTGAGGAACCACACAAGGCGAGTTCGAGATCGTCGTGAATGTACGGCTTCCTTCGTCTTTCTTCAGCTCCGGATGCGCAGCTCCTTGGCCGTGCGGTTGGATCGAGGCTTCGATCTTCGTTCACCTTCGGATCCGCGCCATCGGCCACCACCAGTTCATGTTCCAGTAGGGGTTCCGGTCTAA